In a single window of the uncultured Pseudodesulfovibrio sp. genome:
- a CDS encoding vitamin B12-dependent ribonucleotide reductase → MPELKMPANLPDPIINENAKIVLQRRYQRKDLDGVVYETVKELFWRVASAIAKEEAKYEKSTTKPAKLARDFYDLMTSYRFLPNSPTLMNAGTNLGQLAACFVLPVEDDIEGIFDAVKHAAMIHKSGGGTGFAFSRLRAKDSVVGSTGGVASGPLSFLKIFNCATEQIKQGGTRRGANMGILRIDHPDIMEFIKAKERDGDLNNFNLSVGLTEAFMQAVHEKADYNLIAPNSGKVVGTLNAREVFNILVQKAWESGDPGIVFLDRINRDNPTPTLGEIESTNPCGEQPLLPYEACNLGSINLGLCFAKGKNGKDSEIDWEELKRIVHLSVRFLDNVIDASVYPLPQISDTVRKNRKIGLGVMGWADLLYQLKIAYNSQTAVDMAERVMKFIQAEARSASKQLATERGEFATYPESTFGAANLGPYRNATTTTIAPTGTLSIIAGCSSGVEPLFALSFVRNVMDNDKLVETNPYFEAALKDADAFSGKLMEEIAKVGTIKKMDHLPEHLRTVFVTSMDVEPIWHLKMQAAFQKYTDNAVSKTVNLPNSATKEDIWDIYWKAYEYGCKGVTVYRDGSKTSQVLCTGDAEKKKEEAAKGKSIVQDRPDVIYGFTQKIPTGLGMLFLTVNEVNNKPFEVFATIGKSGGSITAKAEAIGRLVSLALRSGVEVREIVQQLKGIGGENPKFMKKHLVKSIPDAIAYVFESRYLSGDHVDGEVASLNRELCPECGELLVFEEGCHMCKSCAYTKCGG, encoded by the coding sequence ATGCCAGAACTTAAAATGCCCGCCAACCTTCCGGACCCGATCATCAATGAAAACGCAAAGATAGTTTTGCAGCGCAGATACCAGCGCAAGGACCTGGACGGGGTTGTCTACGAGACGGTCAAGGAACTGTTCTGGCGAGTGGCTTCGGCCATTGCCAAGGAAGAGGCCAAATACGAGAAATCCACCACCAAGCCCGCAAAGCTGGCCCGGGATTTCTACGACCTGATGACCTCCTACCGTTTTCTGCCCAACTCCCCCACCCTGATGAACGCGGGAACCAATCTCGGCCAGTTGGCGGCCTGTTTCGTCCTGCCTGTCGAGGATGACATCGAGGGCATCTTCGACGCGGTCAAGCACGCGGCCATGATCCACAAGTCCGGCGGCGGCACGGGCTTCGCCTTCTCCCGCCTGCGGGCCAAGGACTCGGTGGTCGGCTCCACCGGCGGCGTGGCCTCGGGTCCGCTGTCCTTCCTCAAGATTTTCAACTGCGCCACCGAGCAGATCAAGCAGGGCGGCACCCGGCGCGGGGCCAACATGGGCATCCTGCGCATCGACCATCCGGACATCATGGAGTTCATCAAGGCCAAGGAGCGCGACGGCGACCTGAACAACTTCAACCTGTCCGTCGGCCTGACCGAGGCCTTCATGCAGGCCGTGCACGAAAAGGCGGACTACAATCTCATCGCGCCCAACTCCGGCAAGGTCGTGGGTACGCTCAATGCGCGCGAGGTCTTCAATATCCTGGTCCAGAAGGCCTGGGAGTCCGGCGATCCGGGCATCGTTTTCCTGGACCGCATCAACCGCGACAACCCGACCCCGACCCTGGGCGAGATCGAATCCACCAACCCCTGCGGCGAGCAGCCCCTGCTGCCCTACGAGGCCTGCAACCTGGGCTCCATCAACCTCGGCCTGTGCTTCGCCAAGGGAAAGAACGGCAAGGATTCCGAGATCGACTGGGAAGAGCTCAAACGCATCGTTCACCTGTCCGTCCGCTTCCTGGACAACGTCATCGACGCCTCGGTCTACCCCCTGCCCCAGATCTCCGACACGGTCCGCAAGAACCGCAAGATCGGCCTGGGCGTCATGGGCTGGGCCGACCTGCTCTATCAGCTGAAGATTGCCTACAACTCCCAGACCGCCGTGGACATGGCCGAACGGGTCATGAAGTTCATCCAGGCCGAAGCCCGCAGCGCTTCCAAGCAGCTGGCAACCGAGCGTGGCGAGTTCGCCACCTACCCGGAATCCACCTTCGGCGCCGCCAACCTCGGCCCCTACCGCAACGCCACCACCACGACCATCGCGCCCACCGGCACCCTGTCCATCATCGCGGGCTGCTCGTCCGGCGTTGAGCCGCTCTTCGCACTCAGCTTCGTGCGCAACGTCATGGACAACGACAAGCTGGTCGAGACCAACCCGTACTTCGAGGCCGCCCTCAAGGACGCCGACGCCTTTTCCGGCAAGCTCATGGAGGAGATCGCCAAGGTCGGCACCATCAAGAAGATGGACCACCTGCCCGAGCACCTGCGCACGGTCTTCGTGACCTCCATGGACGTGGAGCCCATCTGGCACCTCAAGATGCAGGCCGCTTTCCAGAAATACACGGACAACGCGGTCTCCAAGACCGTGAACCTGCCCAACTCCGCTACCAAGGAAGATATCTGGGACATCTACTGGAAGGCGTACGAGTACGGCTGCAAGGGTGTGACCGTGTACCGCGACGGCTCCAAGACCTCCCAGGTCCTGTGCACCGGCGATGCGGAGAAGAAAAAGGAAGAGGCCGCCAAGGGCAAATCCATCGTTCAGGACCGCCCGGACGTTATCTACGGCTTCACCCAGAAGATCCCCACCGGCCTGGGCATGCTCTTCCTGACCGTCAATGAAGTGAACAACAAGCCGTTCGAGGTCTTCGCCACCATCGGCAAGTCCGGCGGCTCCATCACCGCCAAGGCCGAAGCCATCGGCCGCCTGGTCTCCCTGGCCCTGCGCTCCGGCGTCGAAGTCCGCGAGATCGTGCAGCAGCTCAAGGGCATCGGCGGCGAGAATCCCAAGTTCATGAAGAAGCACCTGGTCAAGTCCATCCCGGACGCCATCGCCTATGTGTTCGAATCCCGCTACCTCAGCGGCGACCACGTGGACGGCGAAGTCGCCTCCCTGAACCGCGAGCTCTGCCCCGAATGCGGCGAGCTCCTGGTCTTCGAGGAAGGCTGCCACATGTGCAAATCCTGCGCTTACACCAAGTGCGGCGGCTAA
- a CDS encoding SRPBCC family protein has translation MAVFTPDRLTVSAEMFLEHPAEAIWPLLCPVREYDWIAHWRCEVLRSESGVNELGCVFRTNLPGAGPEVWLTSRFDPCERLEFVRTGRDRVIHFVIRLLPENGGTRLTWTHHVTTLTEAGNAELADKPAAFASQMAQLERMLGHYLETGGMLT, from the coding sequence ATGGCTGTTTTCACCCCCGACCGACTCACGGTGTCGGCGGAAATGTTTTTGGAGCACCCGGCAGAGGCCATATGGCCGCTTTTGTGCCCGGTGCGGGAATACGACTGGATCGCCCATTGGCGTTGCGAGGTCCTGCGCAGCGAATCCGGCGTCAATGAACTCGGCTGCGTGTTCCGCACCAATCTGCCGGGCGCGGGGCCGGAGGTTTGGCTGACCAGCCGGTTTGATCCGTGCGAACGGCTGGAATTCGTGCGCACGGGCCGGGATAGGGTCATCCATTTTGTCATCCGGCTTTTGCCTGAAAACGGCGGGACCCGGCTGACCTGGACGCACCACGTCACGACGCTGACAGAGGCGGGCAACGCGGAGCTTGCCGACAAGCCCGCGGCCTTTGCCTCACAGATGGCGCAGCTTGAGCGCATGCTCGGGCATTACCTGGAAACCGGCGGGATGCTGACATAA
- a CDS encoding carboxymuconolactone decarboxylase family protein, with product MPEPAEKATELFRQMNKNRRDVFKAYQGFTAAIKKGSAIEDKYQSLILIACSILTQCDMCISLHVQNAVTNGATKDEIIDAGLLAVAMGGSPKMMYMRYVYEELDKLYE from the coding sequence ATGCCGGAACCCGCAGAGAAAGCTACCGAACTCTTCCGCCAGATGAACAAGAACCGCCGCGACGTCTTCAAGGCGTACCAGGGGTTCACCGCCGCCATCAAAAAGGGCAGCGCCATCGAGGACAAATACCAGTCCCTGATTCTGATCGCCTGCTCCATCCTGACCCAGTGCGACATGTGCATCTCGCTCCATGTGCAGAACGCCGTGACCAACGGCGCCACCAAGGACGAGATCATCGACGCAGGGCTGCTCGCCGTGGCCATGGGCGGTTCCCCCAAGATGATGTACATGCGGTACGTCTACGAGGAACTCGACAAGCTCTACGAATAG
- a CDS encoding ABC transporter ATP-binding protein/permease, whose protein sequence is MPHPNEQKRITKTSLYSWVLYKSVPLQLAVVAIIVVTVAMRVVPLEMQKRIINQAIGMKDVPALWRYCALYIGSVTLAGILKFVINLMQVHIGERALKVIRERLYEHLLTLPVQFYRRTSPGNVISYLITEFIPVASFIGQAVAVPAVNVLTFLAMAGYMINLNPTIGLISISIYPIELFVLPRIQKYFRRANRRRIKHTQALSGLVGEAVSGVHEVHANASIPLEKQRFSKILDKLYKATVLQNGIKFGIKFVNNFFMSLGPFVLFLIGGWYAIQGRFDVGAIVAFLSAYEKLYDPWKELMEFWQVYQDSSVRYGQIMRAFDHSPEFKQVAEGREPYHLDNDVEIRNLSFVVGGNVRLLDNVSLKIKGGEHVALVGFSGSGKSTLALCVAQLYKYTGGSVMLGGREVSELTKQDISYNLGMVAQHPFIFDGTVKENLLYSCRSLAMQGGHCPGGDNTSLDELIKITQQVGLFTDVLAFALRSRLDPKADNLALKEAILASRKEFQEGEAGMYADVAENIEFFDMESYSRYMTVAENIAFGAANLEMFDQEHLHSHPEFQAFLEDHGLSAHLTVLGETLARVVTDELGPEPAHDDFKDCPIPEAEYGDYQKVANRLDSGEPLSEHEQGLIFKLAMGYIPGIHKQVVLDKGFANRVVRSRQDFMDQVSQNYPDAFTFFTHDKYIDALNIQDNILFGRVRTDAQGAEEELNHRIMQALIMQGALEPVVEMGLNFQVGSMGDRLSGGQRQKVALARTFLKVPPVLILDEATAALDNKSQARVQNILTTNWKGKSTVLAVIHRLDMLPYYDKVVVLKAGRIVEQGEYQELLDRKGALYTLVHGKED, encoded by the coding sequence ATGCCGCACCCCAACGAACAAAAACGCATCACCAAAACCTCCCTCTATTCCTGGGTTCTGTACAAGAGCGTCCCTCTGCAGTTGGCCGTAGTGGCCATCATCGTGGTCACCGTAGCCATGCGCGTGGTCCCGCTGGAAATGCAGAAAAGGATCATCAACCAGGCAATAGGCATGAAGGACGTTCCGGCCCTGTGGCGCTACTGTGCCCTGTACATCGGGTCCGTGACCCTGGCCGGAATACTCAAGTTCGTCATCAACCTGATGCAGGTGCACATCGGTGAGCGTGCCCTGAAAGTCATCCGCGAGCGGCTCTACGAGCATCTGCTCACCCTGCCCGTACAGTTCTACCGCCGCACCTCCCCCGGCAACGTCATCTCGTACCTGATCACAGAGTTCATCCCGGTGGCCAGCTTCATCGGCCAGGCCGTGGCCGTGCCCGCGGTCAACGTCCTGACCTTCCTGGCCATGGCCGGATACATGATCAACCTCAACCCGACCATCGGGCTGATCTCCATCTCCATCTACCCCATCGAACTCTTCGTCCTGCCGCGCATCCAGAAATATTTCCGCCGGGCCAACCGCCGCCGCATCAAGCACACGCAGGCCCTGTCCGGGCTGGTGGGCGAAGCCGTTTCCGGCGTGCACGAAGTCCACGCCAACGCATCCATTCCACTGGAAAAACAGCGTTTCTCGAAGATTCTGGACAAGCTGTACAAGGCTACGGTCCTGCAGAACGGCATCAAGTTCGGCATCAAGTTCGTAAACAACTTCTTCATGAGCCTCGGGCCGTTCGTCCTTTTCCTCATCGGTGGCTGGTACGCCATCCAGGGGCGTTTCGACGTGGGCGCCATCGTGGCCTTCCTGTCCGCTTACGAGAAACTCTACGACCCGTGGAAGGAACTCATGGAGTTCTGGCAGGTCTACCAGGACAGCTCCGTGCGCTACGGCCAGATCATGCGTGCCTTCGACCACTCGCCCGAATTCAAGCAGGTCGCCGAGGGTCGCGAACCGTACCATCTGGACAACGACGTGGAGATCCGCAATCTGTCCTTCGTGGTCGGCGGCAACGTCCGGCTGCTGGACAACGTCTCCCTGAAGATCAAGGGCGGCGAGCACGTGGCCCTGGTCGGTTTCTCCGGATCGGGCAAGTCCACCCTGGCTCTGTGTGTCGCCCAGCTCTACAAGTACACCGGCGGCAGCGTGATGCTCGGCGGCCGAGAGGTTTCGGAGCTGACCAAACAGGACATTTCCTACAACCTGGGCATGGTTGCCCAGCACCCGTTCATCTTCGACGGCACGGTCAAGGAGAACCTCCTTTACTCCTGCCGTTCCCTGGCCATGCAGGGCGGGCACTGTCCGGGCGGCGACAATACCAGCCTGGACGAGCTTATCAAGATCACCCAGCAGGTCGGGCTGTTCACCGACGTGCTGGCCTTCGCCCTGCGCTCCCGTCTGGATCCCAAGGCCGACAACCTGGCTCTGAAAGAGGCCATTCTGGCTTCGCGCAAGGAGTTCCAGGAGGGCGAGGCGGGCATGTACGCGGACGTGGCCGAGAACATCGAGTTCTTCGACATGGAGTCCTATTCCCGGTACATGACCGTGGCCGAAAACATCGCTTTTGGCGCGGCCAACCTGGAAATGTTCGACCAGGAACACCTGCACTCCCATCCCGAGTTCCAGGCATTCCTCGAAGACCACGGCCTGAGCGCGCACCTGACCGTCCTGGGCGAGACCCTGGCCCGGGTGGTCACAGACGAACTCGGCCCTGAGCCCGCTCACGACGATTTCAAGGACTGCCCCATCCCCGAGGCCGAGTACGGCGACTACCAGAAGGTGGCCAACCGGCTGGATTCGGGCGAACCGTTGTCCGAGCATGAACAGGGCCTGATCTTCAAGCTGGCCATGGGCTATATCCCCGGCATCCACAAGCAGGTGGTTCTGGACAAGGGCTTCGCCAACCGCGTGGTCCGCTCCCGCCAGGATTTCATGGACCAGGTCTCTCAAAACTATCCCGACGCCTTCACCTTCTTTACCCACGACAAGTACATCGACGCCCTGAACATTCAGGACAACATCCTTTTCGGCCGTGTGCGCACCGACGCCCAGGGAGCCGAGGAAGAGTTGAACCACCGGATCATGCAGGCGCTGATCATGCAGGGCGCGCTCGAACCCGTGGTCGAGATGGGCCTGAACTTCCAGGTCGGCTCCATGGGCGACCGCCTGTCCGGCGGCCAGCGCCAGAAGGTGGCCCTGGCCCGGACCTTCCTCAAGGTCCCGCCCGTACTCATCCTGGACGAAGCCACTGCCGCCCTGGACAACAAGTCCCAGGCGCGGGTGCAGAACATCCTGACCACCAACTGGAAGGGCAAGTCCACGGTCCTGGCGGTCATCCACCGTCTGGACATGCTGCCCTATTACGACAAGGTGGTCGTCCTCAAGGCGGGCCGCATCGTCGAGCAGGGCGAATACCAGGAGCTGCTGGACCGCAAGGGTGCGCTGTACACCCTGGTGCACGGCAAGGAAGACTAG
- a CDS encoding SpoIIE family protein phosphatase, producing the protein MKISIRFKFFAVLLAFSLAPIFISRGLMSRASQDVVEKTDHQTRQELLDIMSDEFEYTASTLLALLERGSEAMRLAAIGVAHEVDNVLNKELPEDGPEPYLANDFGDPDLTPPDAARRQGYAKRTMGDRQQLIQVSFDHPTFHLPAHVDEDAVLPEIRRLLQAAPGIKSIFRNLPKSPFWINVAMESGVMMTYPGHGRLPLRYDARDQEWYKKARTSDTCKWYHSVDPSTRYVVNKVAFPLLDATGRFLGAVSIDIPAHSMMPDEQLEARWGGGVRTFLVERIPEGQPTDKGLPILVQLEPNEQGRRHWTTAVETQWLTFDEPVGYQILLHALDTRQSGVVDVSLQGKPSLCAFASTETVSFLVIAPKTVVAKLPNEVSATLRNLFTEMRVLSLIISLAMLLITALIAWFGSRAITRPIFSIVEVAKRLTRGDFEARINHRTGDERDDLIQSINEMGPQLKELMQLNRDMEVAQEVQRLLLPSAEPELAGFDISGGILYCEKTGGDYYDFLNVCRHEPPCLAVVLGDVSGHGIPSALVMAAARGQLHTLSDIEMAPHERVAAINRVLARDLDGTGRFLTLFYLQLSAASSQVQWVRAGHDPAVRYLPATDTFDELRGEGLPLGVDEEYVYGTSGTTLEDGEVLVMATDGVWEARNADGEMFGKKRMLAIIRENAHKSAKEIRLAMMARVESFQGNGQEDDIAVVVVKKGTGETSMVRHSISFRMTNKENCFKCFQPKVEAFGNTHGLHPKIIFHLTLVLDELITNIISYGYADFDEHPIDVTIILHGDELTIRVEDDSEPFNILEAPEPELELPLDQRVKPVGGLGIHLVKNMVHGIHYKREDGKNVLTLQKNISKTHCPVQG; encoded by the coding sequence ATGAAGATATCCATCAGATTCAAATTCTTTGCGGTGCTCCTGGCCTTCAGCCTGGCTCCCATCTTCATTTCGCGCGGCCTCATGAGCCGTGCCTCCCAGGATGTTGTCGAGAAGACCGATCACCAGACCCGGCAAGAACTGCTGGACATCATGTCCGACGAGTTCGAATACACGGCTTCGACCCTGCTCGCCCTGCTGGAGCGCGGTTCCGAGGCCATGCGGCTTGCGGCCATCGGCGTGGCCCATGAAGTGGACAACGTGCTCAACAAGGAGTTGCCTGAGGACGGGCCCGAGCCGTATCTCGCCAACGACTTCGGCGACCCGGACCTGACTCCTCCCGACGCGGCCCGGCGGCAGGGGTACGCCAAGCGGACCATGGGCGACAGGCAGCAGCTCATCCAGGTCAGCTTCGACCATCCGACTTTTCATCTGCCGGCCCACGTCGACGAGGACGCGGTCTTGCCCGAGATACGCCGCCTGTTACAGGCCGCACCGGGCATCAAATCCATTTTTCGCAACCTGCCGAAGTCGCCGTTCTGGATCAACGTGGCCATGGAGTCGGGCGTGATGATGACCTATCCCGGGCACGGCAGACTGCCGTTGCGCTATGACGCCCGCGATCAGGAATGGTATAAAAAGGCGCGGACGTCGGATACCTGCAAGTGGTATCACAGCGTGGACCCGTCCACCCGATACGTGGTCAACAAGGTTGCCTTTCCCCTGCTCGACGCCACCGGCCGCTTTCTCGGGGCCGTGTCCATAGACATCCCGGCCCACTCCATGATGCCGGACGAACAGCTCGAGGCCCGCTGGGGGGGCGGGGTCCGCACCTTCCTGGTGGAGCGCATCCCCGAGGGGCAGCCCACGGACAAGGGGTTGCCCATTCTGGTCCAGCTGGAGCCCAATGAGCAGGGCCGACGACATTGGACGACCGCGGTGGAGACGCAATGGCTGACATTCGACGAACCCGTGGGCTACCAGATTCTTCTCCATGCATTGGACACGCGGCAATCCGGCGTTGTGGACGTTTCCCTGCAGGGCAAGCCGTCACTGTGCGCCTTTGCCTCCACGGAGACCGTCTCGTTTCTGGTCATTGCGCCCAAGACCGTGGTGGCCAAGCTCCCTAACGAGGTCTCCGCGACCCTGCGGAACCTGTTCACGGAAATGCGCGTTCTGTCCCTGATCATCTCTCTGGCGATGTTGCTCATCACCGCGCTCATCGCCTGGTTCGGCTCGCGGGCCATCACCCGGCCCATCTTCAGCATCGTCGAGGTGGCCAAGCGGCTGACCCGGGGTGATTTCGAGGCGCGTATCAACCATCGTACCGGTGACGAGCGCGACGACCTCATCCAGTCCATCAACGAGATGGGGCCCCAGCTCAAGGAGCTCATGCAACTGAACCGGGACATGGAGGTGGCTCAGGAGGTCCAGCGGCTGCTGTTGCCGAGTGCGGAGCCGGAGTTGGCGGGGTTCGACATCTCGGGCGGTATTCTCTACTGCGAGAAGACCGGCGGCGACTATTACGATTTTCTGAATGTCTGCAGGCATGAGCCGCCCTGTCTGGCCGTGGTCCTGGGCGACGTGTCCGGGCACGGCATTCCTTCCGCTCTGGTCATGGCCGCGGCAAGGGGGCAGCTGCATACCCTGTCGGACATCGAAATGGCTCCGCATGAACGAGTGGCCGCCATCAACCGGGTGCTTGCCCGCGATCTGGACGGCACCGGGCGGTTCCTGACCCTGTTCTACCTCCAGCTTTCCGCGGCCTCGTCCCAGGTGCAGTGGGTTCGGGCCGGTCACGATCCGGCCGTGCGGTACCTTCCGGCAACGGACACCTTCGACGAGCTGCGCGGCGAAGGATTGCCGTTGGGAGTGGACGAGGAGTACGTCTATGGAACCAGCGGGACCACGCTTGAGGACGGTGAAGTCCTGGTCATGGCCACGGACGGGGTCTGGGAAGCACGCAACGCGGACGGTGAAATGTTTGGCAAAAAGAGAATGCTTGCCATCATCCGGGAGAACGCCCATAAAAGTGCAAAGGAAATCCGCCTGGCCATGATGGCGCGGGTGGAAAGTTTCCAGGGGAACGGCCAGGAAGACGACATCGCCGTCGTCGTGGTCAAGAAAGGGACAGGCGAGACGTCCATGGTTAGGCATTCCATATCCTTTCGCATGACCAACAAGGAAAACTGCTTCAAGTGCTTCCAGCCCAAGGTGGAAGCCTTTGGCAATACGCATGGTCTGCACCCCAAGATCATCTTCCACCTCACCCTTGTTCTGGACGAATTGATCACCAACATCATTTCCTATGGTTACGCCGATTTCGATGAACACCCCATCGACGTGACCATCATCCTTCATGGCGACGAACTGACCATCCGCGTGGAAGACGACTCCGAGCCCTTCAATATTCTGGAGGCCCCGGAGCCGGAGCTTGAGCTGCCTCTGGACCAGCGCGTAAAGCCCGTGGGCGGCCTGGGGATCCATCTGGTCAAGAATATGGTGCACGGCATCCATTACAAAAGGGAAGACGGTAAAAACGTTTTGACCCTGCAGAAGAACATCAGCAAGACTCATTGCCCTGTGCAGGGCTAG
- a CDS encoding pyridoxal phosphate-dependent aminotransferase gives MRISERLARIKPSATLAVNTKAQELQAQGREIVSLAVGQPDFCTPLNVCEAAKAALDDGFTRYTAVPGIPELREAVAGYYGRFYGAKAGAANAIVCNGGKQVLYNLIMALVNPGDEVLIPAPYWVSYPAMVQLADGESVFVPTTADDGYLVTLEGLEAVRTDKTKVLILNSPSNPTGCCYTQVQLEAIAEWARKNNIFIISDEVYDRLVYAPFEPASLAKTWEKYPETIAIVGALSKSFCMTGWRVGYALGHEDLIKAMTKIQGQSTSNINSITQRAALAALTGPWEIVDEMKEAFVRRRDLAYEIITGWGAACPKPDGAFYLFPVLDQFYTEEAPDSASMCTKILEEVGVALVPGSAFGDDKCIRFSYAVDDEVLKSALAKVGSVLLGK, from the coding sequence ATGCGAATTTCCGAACGTCTGGCGAGGATCAAGCCGTCCGCCACCCTGGCGGTGAACACCAAGGCGCAGGAGCTGCAGGCCCAGGGGCGGGAGATCGTCAGCCTGGCCGTGGGCCAGCCTGATTTCTGCACCCCGCTCAATGTCTGCGAGGCGGCCAAAGCCGCCCTGGACGACGGCTTTACCCGGTACACCGCCGTGCCCGGCATCCCCGAGCTGCGCGAAGCCGTTGCCGGCTACTACGGCCGGTTCTACGGCGCCAAGGCCGGGGCGGCCAACGCCATCGTCTGCAACGGCGGCAAGCAGGTCCTGTACAACCTGATCATGGCCCTGGTGAATCCCGGAGACGAAGTGCTCATTCCGGCTCCCTACTGGGTCAGCTACCCGGCCATGGTCCAGCTGGCCGACGGCGAGTCCGTGTTCGTGCCCACCACCGCCGACGACGGCTACCTGGTCACCCTGGAGGGATTGGAGGCCGTGCGCACCGACAAGACCAAGGTGCTTATCCTCAACTCGCCGTCCAACCCCACAGGCTGCTGCTACACCCAGGTCCAGTTGGAAGCCATCGCCGAGTGGGCGCGCAAGAACAATATTTTCATCATTTCGGACGAGGTCTACGACCGGCTGGTCTACGCCCCGTTCGAGCCCGCCTCCCTGGCCAAGACCTGGGAGAAGTACCCCGAGACCATCGCCATCGTGGGCGCGCTGTCCAAGTCCTTCTGCATGACCGGCTGGCGCGTGGGCTACGCCCTGGGCCACGAGGACCTGATCAAGGCCATGACCAAGATCCAGGGGCAGTCCACGTCCAACATCAACTCCATCACCCAGCGCGCGGCCCTGGCCGCCCTGACCGGCCCGTGGGAGATCGTGGACGAGATGAAGGAGGCCTTTGTCCGCCGCCGCGATCTAGCTTACGAGATCATCACCGGCTGGGGTGCCGCCTGCCCCAAGCCCGATGGCGCGTTCTACCTCTTCCCGGTGCTGGATCAGTTCTACACCGAAGAAGCCCCGGATTCGGCGTCCATGTGCACCAAGATTCTCGAAGAGGTGGGAGTAGCCCTGGTGCCCGGTTCCGCGTTTGGTGACGACAAGTGCATCCGCTTCTCGTATGCCGTGGATGATGAGGTTTTGAAGTCGGCGCTTGCCAAGGTGGGGTCGGTGCTGCTCGGGAAATAG
- a CDS encoding MerR family transcriptional regulator, translating into MYTVGRLAKRHGLSRSTLLYYDRIGLLRPTGHAKGEYRHYTEADDARLTRIREYRRAGIALVEIRRMLDGNAETTVAGALEKRLMELNREMDDLREQQRLVAGLLGRADLLAEAEAMDKATWVSLLAAAGFTEADMRDWHVRFEHSDPEKHERFLRALRIPDSEISAIRAMAAAPHEILNLNRESGRFMELFFKIYEGLDREGPGSYAMTEKAYTLCQGVPDKPEILELGCGSGGATIPLAQISGGTVTATEVYRPFLDALVRRAQSAGVADRVIAAVMDMGDIQAEPESFDLIWCEGAAYILGVDKALEQWQRFLKPGGCLCFTDAVWLIDPESAPDELREFWSRGYPAMRTAQANNDASRRAGYAVLGDFSIDSACWEAFYADVEKRLENIEPVFGQDPDGRAIIDMTRHEIALYRRYPDAYGYRFHILRKPASDR; encoded by the coding sequence ATGTATACGGTGGGACGATTGGCCAAACGGCACGGGCTGTCGCGCTCGACCCTGCTCTACTACGACCGCATCGGCCTGCTGCGTCCGACCGGGCACGCCAAGGGCGAGTATCGGCACTATACCGAAGCCGACGACGCCAGACTCACGCGCATCCGCGAATACCGGCGGGCGGGCATCGCCTTGGTCGAGATCCGGCGCATGCTCGACGGCAACGCCGAAACCACGGTGGCCGGAGCGCTGGAAAAACGACTTATGGAGCTGAACCGGGAGATGGACGACCTGAGGGAGCAGCAACGGCTGGTCGCAGGGTTGCTCGGCCGGGCCGACCTCCTGGCCGAAGCCGAGGCCATGGACAAGGCCACATGGGTCTCCCTGCTGGCTGCGGCCGGGTTCACCGAAGCGGACATGCGTGACTGGCACGTCCGCTTCGAGCACAGCGATCCGGAAAAACACGAGCGGTTTCTGCGCGCCCTGCGTATCCCGGACAGCGAGATCTCGGCCATCCGGGCCATGGCCGCCGCACCGCACGAAATCCTCAACCTCAACAGGGAATCAGGCAGATTTATGGAATTATTCTTCAAAATATACGAGGGATTGGATCGGGAAGGACCGGGCAGTTACGCCATGACCGAGAAGGCCTACACGCTGTGTCAGGGGGTACCGGACAAACCGGAAATCCTGGAACTGGGTTGCGGCTCGGGCGGGGCGACCATCCCCCTGGCGCAAATCTCCGGCGGCACGGTCACGGCCACCGAGGTCTACCGCCCATTCCTGGACGCGCTGGTCCGGCGCGCCCAATCCGCCGGGGTGGCCGACAGGGTCATAGCCGCAGTCATGGATATGGGCGACATCCAGGCCGAGCCCGAGTCCTTCGACCTTATCTGGTGCGAGGGCGCGGCGTACATCCTGGGCGTGGACAAGGCCCTGGAGCAGTGGCAACGCTTCCTCAAGCCGGGCGGGTGCCTGTGCTTCACGGATGCCGTCTGGCTGATCGATCCAGAATCCGCACCCGATGAGCTGCGCGAGTTCTGGTCAAGGGGGTACCCGGCCATGCGCACGGCACAAGCCAACAATGACGCGTCCCGCCGGGCGGGCTATGCCGTGCTCGGCGATTTCAGCATAGATTCAGCTTGTTGGGAGGCCTTCTACGCCGATGTGGAGAAGCGCCTGGAGAACATCGAACCGGTGTTCGGCCAAGACCCGGACGGCCGGGCCATCATCGACATGACCCGCCACGAAATAGCCCTCTACCGCCGGTATCCGGACGCCTACGGCTACCGGTTCCACATCCTGCGCAAACCCGCTTCCGACAGATAG